The following are encoded in a window of Sutcliffiella horikoshii genomic DNA:
- a CDS encoding chemotaxis protein CheW gives MEATEKKLKLIVFELQKEEYAIPVQQVRSIEKLLPITRVPNVPPHIKGVINLRGVITPIVDLRARFDIEEKRKTDASRIIITVVDEHEVGFIVDAANDVVDITEDQIEPAPEVVGSLENKYVQGVVKIDKRLFVCLDLNEILQLDQSKD, from the coding sequence ATGGAAGCAACAGAAAAGAAATTAAAGCTAATAGTATTCGAACTTCAAAAAGAAGAATACGCCATACCTGTCCAACAAGTACGTTCCATTGAAAAACTACTGCCGATCACACGTGTTCCCAACGTCCCTCCTCATATAAAAGGAGTCATCAACCTAAGGGGCGTCATCACACCAATTGTGGACTTGCGAGCAAGGTTCGACATTGAGGAAAAAAGAAAAACAGATGCGTCTCGTATCATCATTACCGTAGTGGACGAGCATGAAGTAGGATTTATTGTAGATGCGGCCAATGACGTAGTCGATATTACAGAGGACCAAATAGAACCCGCTCCGGAAGTTGTAGGCTCTTTAGAAAATAAATATGTCCAAGGTGTAGTGAAAATTGATAAAAGGCTTTTCGTATGTTTAGACCTAAATGAAATCCTGCAGCTAGATCAATCCAAGGATTGA
- a CDS encoding chemotaxis protein CheC, with amino-acid sequence MNNEDKLNELDLLKELGNIGAGNAATALSQLLNKEIHMNVPLAKIVSFNEMMDLMGGSDRPVAAVFLRMEGELSGSLFFVLSLDDATKLINQLIPEKKISVEELPSHELGLSALQELGNIISAHYLTALSECIGLAVTPSVPQVTIDMVGAIVVTGLLEISQVSDHSIFIDTELTETTDNQIEKTKGHFFLIPYPDSFEKILAALGEK; translated from the coding sequence ATGAACAATGAAGATAAATTAAATGAGTTAGATTTATTAAAAGAGTTGGGAAACATAGGGGCAGGCAATGCAGCAACGGCATTATCCCAGCTTCTTAATAAAGAGATACACATGAATGTCCCACTAGCAAAAATTGTCTCTTTTAATGAGATGATGGACTTGATGGGAGGCTCAGACAGACCTGTCGCAGCTGTTTTTCTTAGAATGGAAGGTGAATTATCAGGAAGCTTATTCTTTGTTTTATCATTAGATGATGCAACGAAGCTGATTAACCAACTTATTCCTGAGAAGAAAATAAGTGTAGAGGAACTTCCCTCACATGAACTTGGTTTATCCGCCTTACAAGAACTAGGGAATATAATTTCTGCCCACTATTTAACAGCGCTATCTGAGTGTATAGGGCTTGCGGTCACACCTTCTGTACCGCAAGTCACCATTGATATGGTAGGCGCGATTGTCGTAACTGGACTTTTGGAAATATCCCAAGTCAGTGATCACTCCATTTTCATCGATACAGAATTGACAGAAACAACAGATAACCAGATAGAGAAGACGAAAGGCCATTTTTTCCTAATCCCCTATCCAGATTCATTTGAAAAAATATTGGCTGCTTTGGGTGAAAAATAA
- a CDS encoding chemotaxis protein CheD, which translates to MTSVDSVVKVGIAEMGIVKSPQLIRTCGLGSCVGVVIYDTSTKIAGMVHIMLPDSSLTRQSPFNEDKYADTGILHLVENLFLKGIKSYSMKAKIAGGAQMFQFSSSGTDMMRIGPRNVEAVKEKLAALHIPLISEDCGGNNGRTIEFNPENGKLMIKTVNKGVCYI; encoded by the coding sequence ATGACGAGCGTAGATTCAGTCGTTAAAGTCGGAATTGCGGAAATGGGAATAGTGAAATCTCCTCAACTGATTCGAACTTGTGGACTTGGTTCATGTGTAGGGGTTGTTATTTATGATACTTCTACCAAGATTGCCGGAATGGTCCATATCATGCTTCCAGATTCGAGTCTGACGAGACAGTCACCTTTCAATGAAGATAAATATGCGGATACAGGAATTTTGCATCTAGTTGAAAACCTTTTTTTAAAAGGAATCAAATCTTACAGCATGAAAGCCAAGATTGCAGGCGGAGCACAGATGTTCCAGTTCAGCAGTTCTGGAACTGACATGATGAGGATAGGACCAAGAAATGTAGAAGCGGTAAAGGAGAAGCTTGCCGCCTTACATATTCCATTAATCAGTGAGGACTGTGGAGGAAACAATGGAAGAACCATTGAATTTAATCCTGAAAACGGGAAATTAATGATAAAAACCGTTAATAAAGGAGTATGTTACATTTAA
- a CDS encoding FliA/WhiG family RNA polymerase sigma factor → MTTSTSNKDSAYWDLWKTKKDPDAGDFLVKKYMPLVHYHVQRISTGLPKSVKREELKSLAFVGLFDAIEKFDPSRDLKFDTYASFRIRGSIIDGLRKEDWLPRSVREKAKRIESTLEKLEQKLMRNATVEEVAAHLDMPEEEVSTVMHEVFYSNILSMDEMPKENDEQSHGAYVLKDEKVISPEEELIKSELIQLLGEQIENLTENEQIVISLFYKEELTLTEIGQVLGLTTSRISQIHSKAIFKLRKQLNPML, encoded by the coding sequence ATGACTACTTCAACTTCAAATAAGGATTCCGCCTATTGGGATCTTTGGAAAACAAAAAAAGATCCCGATGCAGGGGACTTCCTAGTGAAAAAATATATGCCACTTGTCCATTACCATGTCCAGCGAATTTCAACCGGTCTGCCTAAAAGTGTGAAAAGGGAAGAATTAAAGAGCCTGGCATTTGTGGGACTGTTTGATGCAATTGAAAAATTTGATCCGTCAAGGGATTTGAAGTTTGATACATATGCTTCTTTCAGAATCAGAGGATCTATTATAGATGGTTTACGAAAAGAGGACTGGCTCCCAAGAAGTGTAAGGGAAAAGGCAAAGAGAATCGAGTCCACTTTAGAAAAACTAGAACAGAAACTGATGAGGAATGCCACAGTGGAGGAAGTTGCAGCACATCTTGATATGCCGGAGGAAGAAGTCTCCACCGTCATGCATGAAGTCTTTTATTCGAACATACTTTCCATGGATGAGATGCCAAAAGAAAACGATGAACAATCGCATGGTGCATATGTTCTTAAAGACGAAAAGGTTATTTCTCCAGAGGAAGAGTTAATAAAGTCGGAACTCATTCAACTTCTAGGCGAACAGATTGAGAATCTGACTGAAAATGAACAAATTGTTATTAGCTTATTTTATAAAGAAGAGCTTACTTTGACAGAGATTGGGCAAGTGTTGGGACTTACAACATCCCGTATTTCCCAAATACATTCCAAGGCAATTTTCAAACTAAGAAAACAATTAAATCCTATGTTGTAA
- the rpsB gene encoding 30S ribosomal protein S2, whose translation MSVISMKQLLEAGVHFGHQTRRWNPKMKRYIFTERNGIYIIDLQKTVKKVEEAYNFVKELAGNGGTVLFVGTKKQAQDSVKEEAERSGMYYVNQRWLGGTLTNFETIQKRISRLKAIEKMQEDGTFEVLPKKEVVMLKKELDRLEKFLGGIKDMKGLPDALFIIDPRKERIAVAEARKLNIPIVGIVDTNCDPDEIDVVIPANDDAIRAVKLLTGKMADAILEAKQGEETATTTA comes from the coding sequence ATGTCAGTAATTTCTATGAAACAATTATTAGAAGCTGGTGTACACTTCGGTCACCAAACTCGTCGCTGGAACCCAAAAATGAAGAGATATATCTTCACTGAGCGTAACGGCATCTACATCATCGACCTTCAAAAAACTGTTAAAAAGGTTGAAGAAGCTTATAACTTCGTTAAAGAACTTGCAGGTAACGGCGGAACAGTATTATTCGTTGGTACTAAAAAGCAAGCTCAAGATTCTGTGAAGGAAGAAGCAGAACGTTCTGGAATGTACTATGTTAACCAACGTTGGTTGGGTGGAACATTAACTAACTTTGAAACAATCCAAAAGCGTATCTCCCGTCTAAAAGCTATTGAAAAAATGCAAGAAGACGGTACTTTTGAAGTACTTCCTAAGAAAGAAGTTGTAATGTTGAAGAAAGAGCTTGATCGTCTTGAGAAATTCTTAGGCGGAATCAAGGACATGAAAGGTCTTCCTGATGCATTGTTCATCATCGACCCTCGCAAAGAGCGTATCGCTGTTGCAGAAGCAAGAAAATTAAACATCCCTATCGTTGGTATCGTTGACACTAACTGTGATCCAGACGAAATCGATGTTGTAATCCCTGCAAACGATGATGCTATTCGCGCGGTTAAACTATTAACTGGTAAAATGGCAGACGCTATCTTAGAAGCTAAACAAGGCGAAGAGACAGCTACAACTACTGCATAA
- the tsf gene encoding translation elongation factor Ts, which produces MAVTAQMVKELREKTGAGMMDCKKALTETNGDMEKAIDFLREKGIAKAAKKTDRIAAEGLTAIVTKGNEAVILEVNSETDFVAKNEGFKTLVNELGEFLISNKPESVEVALEAKMDNGVAVSEHINSAIAKIGEKLTLRRYTIVTKTDADAFGAYLHMGGRIGVLTLLEGTTDEAAAKDVAMHIAAINPKYISRDEVSQEEADRERKVLTEQALNEGKPENIVAKMVEGRLGKYFEDICLLDQSFVKNPDMKVRQFVESKGATVKSFIRYEVGEGIEKRQDNFAEEVMSQVKK; this is translated from the coding sequence ATGGCTGTTACTGCTCAAATGGTAAAAGAATTACGTGAAAAAACTGGCGCTGGAATGATGGATTGCAAAAAAGCGTTAACGGAAACAAACGGAGACATGGAAAAAGCAATCGATTTCTTGCGTGAAAAAGGGATTGCTAAAGCTGCAAAGAAAACAGACCGTATCGCTGCTGAAGGTTTAACTGCTATCGTAACAAAAGGAAACGAAGCGGTAATCCTTGAAGTAAACTCCGAGACTGATTTCGTTGCGAAAAACGAAGGCTTCAAAACGCTTGTAAACGAATTAGGTGAATTCCTTATCTCCAACAAGCCTGAGTCTGTAGAAGTTGCTCTTGAAGCAAAAATGGACAACGGTGTTGCAGTTTCCGAGCACATCAACTCCGCAATTGCTAAAATTGGTGAGAAATTGACTCTTCGTCGTTACACAATCGTTACAAAAACTGACGCAGACGCATTCGGTGCATACTTGCACATGGGCGGACGCATCGGAGTATTGACTCTTCTTGAAGGTACTACTGATGAAGCAGCTGCAAAAGACGTTGCTATGCACATCGCTGCAATCAACCCTAAATACATCTCTCGTGACGAAGTTTCTCAAGAAGAAGCAGACCGCGAGCGTAAAGTATTAACTGAACAAGCTCTAAACGAAGGTAAGCCAGAAAACATCGTAGCTAAAATGGTAGAAGGCCGTCTTGGAAAATACTTTGAAGATATCTGCCTACTTGACCAATCTTTCGTTAAGAACCCTGATATGAAAGTACGTCAATTCGTAGAAAGCAAAGGCGCTACTGTAAAATCCTTTATCCGTTACGAAGTTGGAGAAGGAATCGAAAAACGCCAAGACAACTTTGCTGAAGAAGTAATGAGCCAAGTTAAAAAATAA
- the pyrH gene encoding UMP kinase produces the protein MAQAKFQRIVLKLSGEALAGEQGFGINPTVIKSVSQQVKELTELGVEVAVVVGGGNIWRGKVGSEMGMDRASADYMGMLATVMNSLALQDSLENSGVQTRVQTSIEMRQVAEPYIRRKAIRHLEKKRVVIFAAGTGNPYFSTDTTAALRAAEIEADVILMAKNNVDGVYSADPTIDATATKYDTLSYLDVLREGLAVMDSTASSLCMDNDIPIIVFSIMEEGNIKRVVLGENIGTIVRGK, from the coding sequence ATGGCTCAAGCTAAATTTCAACGTATCGTACTAAAACTAAGCGGAGAAGCACTTGCAGGTGAACAAGGCTTCGGCATCAATCCAACTGTCATCAAATCTGTATCTCAACAAGTAAAAGAACTAACCGAACTAGGCGTAGAAGTCGCAGTTGTCGTAGGCGGCGGAAACATCTGGAGAGGAAAAGTAGGCAGCGAAATGGGCATGGACCGTGCATCAGCAGACTATATGGGCATGCTTGCAACTGTTATGAACTCCTTAGCACTTCAAGACAGCCTAGAAAACTCCGGTGTCCAAACACGAGTTCAAACATCGATTGAAATGCGCCAGGTTGCTGAACCTTACATTAGAAGAAAAGCAATTCGCCACTTAGAGAAAAAACGTGTAGTCATCTTCGCAGCTGGTACAGGGAACCCATACTTCTCTACAGATACTACTGCAGCATTGCGTGCAGCGGAAATCGAAGCAGATGTCATCTTGATGGCAAAGAACAATGTGGATGGAGTTTACAGTGCAGATCCAACTATCGATGCTACTGCAACTAAGTATGATACATTATCTTACCTAGATGTATTACGTGAAGGACTAGCTGTTATGGACTCTACTGCATCTTCCTTATGTATGGACAACGATATCCCTATTATCGTTTTCTCCATCATGGAAGAAGGGAACATTAAGCGCGTAGTATTAGGTGAAAATATCGGAACGATTGTGAGGGGGAAATAA
- the frr gene encoding ribosome recycling factor, producing MANQVITQTKDRMEKAVQAYSRELATIRAGRASAALLDKVTVDYYGAPTPVNQLASLNVPEARLLVVQPYDKTSLGDIEKAIIKADLGLNPSNDGTVIRISIPALTEERRKELVKQIKKISEEAKVGIRNIRRDGNDDLKKLEKNGEITEDELRGYTDDIQKQTDAFIAKVDTVTKEKEKEIMEV from the coding sequence ATGGCAAATCAAGTTATTACTCAAACAAAAGACAGAATGGAAAAAGCGGTACAAGCCTACTCTAGAGAATTGGCAACGATTCGTGCTGGACGAGCAAGTGCAGCACTCCTAGATAAAGTAACAGTTGACTACTACGGGGCACCAACTCCAGTCAACCAATTGGCTTCTTTAAATGTACCTGAAGCAAGACTTCTTGTGGTACAACCTTATGATAAAACATCATTGGGTGATATTGAAAAAGCGATCATCAAAGCAGACCTTGGATTAAACCCATCCAATGATGGTACAGTAATCCGTATTTCTATTCCTGCATTGACAGAAGAGCGCCGTAAAGAACTAGTAAAACAAATCAAGAAAATTTCTGAAGAAGCGAAAGTGGGAATCCGCAATATTCGCCGTGATGGAAATGATGATTTGAAGAAACTAGAAAAGAACGGGGAAATCACGGAAGACGAGTTACGCGGCTATACGGATGACATCCAAAAGCAGACCGACGCGTTCATCGCGAAGGTTGATACCGTTACAAAAGAAAAAGAAAAAGAAATCATGGAAGTATAA
- a CDS encoding isoprenyl transferase — protein MLKKIQEWRGKETSKSLSLKEEIMNHPIPEHIAIIMDGNGRWAKKRAMPRIAGHHEGMKTVRKITKAANSLGVKVLTMYAFSTENWKRPKLEVDFLMKLPEEFLGTFLPELMEENVQVRLMGNKSDLPEHTLRAVNNAMEKTKDNTGLILNFALNYGGRDEILRAVKNVAADIKDNALTTDQLTEEMFSEYLFSNLLPDPDLLIRTSGEIRLSNFMLWQLAYAEFYFTDVLWPDFEENDLYEAINSFQMRGRRFGGI, from the coding sequence ATGCTGAAGAAAATACAAGAGTGGAGAGGCAAAGAAACCTCTAAATCGCTTAGCTTAAAAGAAGAAATAATGAATCATCCCATTCCAGAGCATATCGCCATTATCATGGACGGCAATGGAAGATGGGCCAAAAAGCGTGCAATGCCTAGAATAGCCGGACATCATGAAGGAATGAAGACGGTAAGGAAAATCACCAAGGCTGCAAATAGCCTGGGAGTAAAAGTTCTGACTATGTATGCATTCTCAACTGAAAATTGGAAGAGACCGAAACTGGAAGTCGATTTTCTGATGAAACTGCCAGAAGAGTTCCTCGGTACATTTCTCCCTGAATTAATGGAAGAGAATGTACAAGTTCGGCTTATGGGGAATAAGTCTGATCTGCCAGAACATACGCTTAGAGCTGTTAACAATGCAATGGAGAAGACGAAGGATAACACTGGACTTATTCTTAACTTTGCATTAAATTATGGGGGACGCGATGAAATCCTTCGTGCTGTAAAGAATGTAGCTGCTGATATCAAGGATAATGCACTTACAACCGATCAATTAACAGAAGAGATGTTCTCAGAATATCTTTTCAGCAATTTATTACCGGATCCGGATCTTTTAATACGTACAAGCGGCGAAATACGATTAAGCAATTTTATGCTATGGCAATTGGCTTATGCAGAATTTTATTTTACTGATGTACTATGGCCTGACTTTGAAGAAAACGATTTATATGAGGCTATCAATAGTTTTCAAATGCGCGGGAGAAGATTTGGTGGTATATAA
- a CDS encoding phosphatidate cytidylyltransferase, translating into MKQRIITAVIAAAVFLPIVIYGKLPFVAFIYFLATVGLFEAMRMNRMSMASVPGVLSLFLLWFLMIPSNMFEADSLILSKMDFILLIALLLLSYTVLSKNRFTFDDVGFLLISTIYVGLGFYYFIEIRELALAFVFFALFVIWTTDSGAYFIGKSMGKTKLWPEISPNKTVEGSLGGVICAIVVALIFHFVVDFDHSLFITIIIASLLSIFGQIGDLVESALKRHYKIKDSGSILPGHGGILDRFDSLLFVLPLLHFIHIFLF; encoded by the coding sequence ATGAAACAAAGAATTATAACAGCTGTTATTGCAGCTGCAGTTTTTTTACCAATTGTTATTTACGGAAAGCTTCCATTTGTTGCTTTTATCTATTTTCTTGCAACAGTCGGCCTATTTGAAGCGATGAGAATGAATCGTATGTCTATGGCAAGTGTACCTGGAGTGTTGTCATTGTTCCTTCTATGGTTTTTAATGATACCTTCAAACATGTTTGAGGCAGATTCGCTGATACTCTCAAAAATGGATTTCATCCTGCTTATCGCACTATTGCTATTATCGTACACGGTTCTTTCTAAGAATAGGTTCACATTCGATGATGTCGGATTTTTATTAATTTCGACCATCTATGTTGGATTAGGCTTTTATTATTTCATTGAAATTAGAGAACTAGCATTAGCGTTTGTGTTTTTTGCATTATTCGTAATATGGACGACAGATTCCGGAGCATACTTTATTGGAAAATCAATGGGTAAAACCAAATTATGGCCAGAGATCAGTCCTAATAAAACAGTAGAAGGTTCACTTGGTGGAGTTATTTGTGCGATTGTTGTGGCATTAATTTTCCACTTTGTTGTTGATTTCGATCACTCGCTTTTCATCACCATTATCATTGCTAGCCTTTTATCCATTTTTGGACAAATTGGCGACTTGGTGGAATCTGCTCTGAAAAGGCATTACAAAATTAAAGATTCAGGTTCTATTTTACCTGGTCATGGTGGAATTTTAGATCGCTTTGACAGCCTTCTTTTTGTATTGCCGTTATTGCATTTTATACATATCTTTCTTTTCTGA
- the dxr gene encoding 1-deoxy-D-xylulose-5-phosphate reductoisomerase, translating to MRKISLLGASGSIGIQTIEVLRQHSDQFQLLAFSVGGNIKVAQELIQEFSPHVVSVQSKEDCETLKSQFASTDTRFVYGEEGLIEVATLKEVDVLVNAVMGSVGLVPTLHAIENKKVIALANKETLVTAGHIVMEAARKHQVPILPVDSEHSAIYQCLQGEKEKNIETIILTASGGSFRDRTRQQLEGVTREDALNHPNWSMGAKITIDSATMMNKGLEVIEAHWLFDIPYEDIQVVLHRESVIHSMVEFHDTSIIAQLGTPDMRVPIQYALTYPDRLPHPTGKRLNFMEMGKLHFEKMDFDRFRCLQYAFDAGKAGGTMPTVLNAANEIAVEAFLNGRIEFLTIETFIEKAMSRHSNQLNPDLQTIREVDLETRNYVRSLID from the coding sequence GTGAGGAAAATAAGTTTATTGGGAGCATCAGGCTCAATAGGAATACAAACTATAGAAGTATTAAGACAGCATAGTGATCAATTTCAGTTACTGGCTTTTAGTGTAGGTGGTAATATCAAAGTCGCACAAGAATTGATTCAAGAATTTTCACCACATGTCGTTTCTGTACAATCAAAAGAAGATTGTGAAACGCTGAAAAGTCAATTCGCTTCGACAGACACCCGCTTTGTTTATGGAGAAGAAGGCTTAATTGAAGTGGCTACCCTCAAAGAAGTCGATGTGTTGGTTAATGCTGTAATGGGAAGCGTGGGACTTGTTCCCACCCTGCATGCCATCGAAAATAAGAAGGTGATTGCACTCGCTAACAAGGAAACTCTTGTGACAGCTGGTCATATCGTGATGGAGGCAGCCAGGAAGCATCAGGTGCCGATCCTTCCTGTCGACAGTGAGCATTCAGCAATTTACCAGTGTCTTCAAGGGGAAAAGGAAAAAAACATTGAAACCATCATACTTACAGCATCAGGAGGAAGCTTTCGCGACCGTACGAGACAACAGCTTGAAGGTGTGACAAGAGAAGATGCACTCAATCATCCAAACTGGTCCATGGGGGCAAAAATAACCATTGATTCGGCTACCATGATGAACAAGGGATTGGAAGTAATAGAAGCTCATTGGCTGTTTGATATCCCTTATGAGGACATACAAGTGGTTTTGCATAGGGAAAGCGTCATTCATTCCATGGTGGAGTTTCATGATACCAGTATCATTGCCCAGCTCGGAACACCAGATATGAGAGTTCCCATCCAGTATGCACTAACATATCCGGATAGATTGCCACATCCAACAGGCAAAAGATTAAACTTTATGGAAATGGGTAAACTTCATTTCGAAAAAATGGATTTTGACCGTTTCCGATGCTTACAGTACGCCTTTGATGCAGGAAAAGCAGGAGGTACCATGCCAACTGTGTTAAATGCAGCAAATGAGATTGCTGTCGAAGCGTTTCTTAATGGCAGAATAGAATTCCTTACCATAGAAACATTTATAGAAAAGGCAATGTCCAGGCATTCCAATCAATTAAATCCCGATTTACAGACGATTAGGGAAGTGGATTTGGAAACTAGAAATTATGTTCGTTCACTAATAGATTAG
- the rseP gene encoding RIP metalloprotease RseP, which translates to MNTVIAFIIIFGVLVFVHELGHLVFAKRAGILCREFAIGFGPKVFSFKKNETVYTIRLLPIGGFVRMAGEDPETIEIKPGYHIGLLFNANGEVNKVVVNNKDKHPDAKVIEVEYADLEKELVIRGFEMNEEEVLKEFKVSEESYFVMDGQEIQNAPYNRQFGSKTLGQRTMAIFAGPMMNFVLAFFIFTFLGMVQGYPINESVIGELTPDGAAQAAGLQQGDKVVAINDTEVSTWEEVVKIIQVNPGEELDFLIERNGQSETIAITPKAETIEGETRGIIGVYMPMEQSFWGSFPKAASETYNWSKEIVVGLGKLVTGQFSLDMLSGPVGIYKSTEVVAESGVFLLMRWAAVLSINLGIINLLPIPALDGGRLMFFAAEAVRGKPVDRHKEGLVHFIGFALLMLLMLVVTWNDIQKFFL; encoded by the coding sequence GTGAATACTGTAATCGCGTTTATTATTATTTTTGGAGTACTTGTTTTTGTCCATGAACTTGGACATCTAGTATTCGCCAAAAGAGCTGGTATACTTTGTAGAGAATTTGCAATTGGGTTTGGTCCGAAAGTGTTTTCTTTCAAGAAAAATGAAACTGTCTATACGATAAGACTTCTTCCTATAGGAGGTTTTGTTCGTATGGCTGGGGAAGATCCTGAAACCATTGAAATCAAACCAGGCTATCATATTGGCCTCCTGTTTAATGCTAATGGAGAAGTCAACAAAGTGGTAGTCAATAATAAAGATAAACACCCTGATGCAAAAGTCATCGAGGTGGAATATGCAGATCTCGAGAAGGAACTTGTCATCAGAGGATTTGAAATGAATGAAGAGGAAGTTTTGAAAGAGTTTAAGGTGAGTGAAGAATCGTACTTTGTTATGGACGGGCAAGAAATTCAAAACGCTCCTTATAACAGACAATTTGGATCAAAGACACTTGGTCAACGTACGATGGCAATATTTGCTGGACCTATGATGAACTTCGTACTAGCCTTTTTCATCTTCACATTCCTTGGGATGGTACAAGGTTACCCTATCAACGAATCTGTTATCGGTGAGCTGACTCCTGATGGAGCTGCACAGGCTGCAGGACTGCAACAAGGTGACAAAGTGGTAGCAATTAATGATACAGAAGTTTCGACCTGGGAAGAGGTAGTGAAAATCATTCAGGTGAACCCTGGTGAGGAACTTGATTTCTTGATTGAAAGAAACGGACAATCCGAAACAATCGCAATCACGCCTAAAGCAGAAACCATTGAAGGTGAAACTCGTGGAATTATCGGTGTATACATGCCGATGGAACAGTCTTTCTGGGGCTCTTTCCCTAAAGCTGCCTCTGAGACGTATAACTGGTCAAAAGAGATAGTGGTAGGGTTAGGTAAATTAGTCACTGGTCAATTCTCCTTAGACATGCTGTCGGGTCCTGTTGGGATTTATAAATCAACGGAAGTTGTGGCAGAATCCGGCGTATTCCTATTGATGAGATGGGCTGCGGTCCTTAGTATCAACTTAGGTATTATCAATCTCCTGCCAATTCCTGCACTAGATGGGGGAAGATTGATGTTCTTCGCAGCAGAAGCAGTAAGAGGAAAGCCAGTTGACCGACATAAAGAAGGACTTGTCCACTTTATCGGCTTTGCATTGTTAATGCTGTTGATGCTTGTTGTAACATGGAATGACATTCAGAAATTCTTCCTGTAA